A window from Pongo abelii isolate AG06213 chromosome 6, NHGRI_mPonAbe1-v2.0_pri, whole genome shotgun sequence encodes these proteins:
- the EVX1 gene encoding homeobox even-skipped homolog protein 1: MESRKDMVVFLDGGQLGTLVGKRVSNLSEAVGSPLPEPPEKMVPRGCLSPRAVPPATRERGGGGPEEELVDGLAGSAAGPGAEPRVAGAAMLGPGPPAPLVDSLSGQVQPSSSDTESDFYEEIEVSCTPDCATGNAEYQHSKGSGSEALVGSPNGGSETPKSNGGGGGGGSQGTLACSASDQMRRYRTAFTREQIARLEKEFYRENYVSRPRRCELAAALNLPETTIKVWFQNRRMKDKRQRLAMTWPHPADPAFYTYMMSHAAAAGGLPYPFPSHLPLPYYSPVGLGAASAAASPFSGPLRPLDTFRVLSQPYPRPELLCAFRHPPLYPGPAHGLGASAGGPCSCLACHSGPANGLAPRAAAASDFTCASTSRSDSFLTFAPSVLSKASSVALDQREEVPLTR; the protein is encoded by the exons ATGGAGAGCCGAAAGGACATGGTTGTGTTTCTGGATGGGGGTCAGCTTGGCACTCTGGTTGGCAAGAGAGTCTCAAATTTGTCCGAAGCCGTGGGCAGCCCGCTGCCGGAGCCGCCCGAGAAGATGGTGCCCCGTGGTTGCCTGAGCCCTCGGGCCGTCCCTCCGGCCACCCGGGAGCGCGGCGGGGGAGGCCCGGAGGAGGAGCTGGTAGATGGACTCGCAGGCAGCGCGGCGGGGCCGGGCGCCGAGCCCCGGGTAGCCGGGGCGGCCATGCTCGGCCCGGGACCCCCGGCCCCCTTAGTCGACAGCCTCTCCGGCCAGGTGCAACCCAGTAGCTCGGACACCGAGTCGGATTTCTATGAAGAAATCGAGGTGAGCTGCACCCCGGACTGCGCCACCGGGAACGCCGAGTACCAGCACAGCAAAG GGTCCGGCTCCGAGGCGCTGGTCGGCAGTCCGAACGGAGGGAGCGAGACCCCCAAGAGCAACGGCGGCGGTGGTGGGGGCGGCTCGCAAGGCACCCTGGCGTGCAGCGCCAGTGACCAGATGCGTCGTTACCGCACCGCCTTCACCCGAGAGCAGATTGCGCGGCTGGAGAAGGAATTCTACCGGGAGAACTACGTATCCAGGCCACGGAGATGTGAGCTGGCGGCCGCCCTAAACCTCCCGGAAACCACCATCAAG GTGTGGTTCCAGAACCGGCGCATGAAGGACAAGCGGCAGCGCCTGGCCATGACGTGGCCGCACCCGGCGGACCCCGCCTTCTACACTTACATGATGAGCCATGCGGCGGCAGCGGGCGGCCTGCCCTACCCCTTCCCATCgcacctgcccctgccctacTACTCGCCGGTGGGCCTGGGCGCCGCCTCTGCCGCCGCCTCGCCCTTCAGCGGCCCTCTGCGCCCGCTCGACACGTTCCGCGTACTGTCGCAGCCCTACCCGCGGCCCGAACTGCTGTGCGCCTTCCGCCACCCGCCGCTCTACCCCGGGCCCGCGCACGGACTGGGCGCCTCTGCCGGCGGCCCCTGCTCCTGCCTCGCCTGTCACAGCGGCCCGGCCAACGGGCTGGCGCCCCGGGCTGCCGCCGCCTCGGACTTCAcctgtgcctccacctcccgcTCGGACTCCTTCCTCACCTTCGCGCCCTCGGTGCTCAGCAAGGCCTCCTCCGTCGCGCTGGACCAAAGGGAGGAGGTGCCTCTCACTAGATAA